One genomic region from Myxococcota bacterium encodes:
- a CDS encoding S9 family peptidase yields the protein MVRSPAIVLIAALVGMLSSLSSCRPTILATGARPAAERSEDGRAPAAAFFRKPLLSHVRISPDGRHVSGVHSRAGREILMIRETRGGELVPLAALDRDDAGASATLRRVGWASDDHLLLSVESPYRESGALRVQARQSRLILVPTDGGRMRYLGKRWENQEYFQYQDDIIHWLPDDPEHVLVSLRKPTEKGAGARRLHIRSGRMRTVAAPRTGVFRWAADHLGRVRAGWGEPRRDSERFLYARTSGEGSFEEILRWNPWEETGFDFAGFSEREEQIYVWKRDERGRRALYRYDLAEQRLEGVVYQHPEVDVGRLLHSRVDGKLLAAEVVTDRPRLQFLDEDARLLHASIDEALPNRTNRLISANRDETRFIVRSSSDIVPPQYYVFDREERSLSLLLSAYPELEGSTFSPMQAIEYEARDGLVIPGYLTVPADAGDAPLPTIVIPHGGPWARDVWGWDPVVQFLASRGFAVLQPNFRGSSGYGQAFESKGYGAWGLAMQDDITDGVAWLVERGIADPDRVGIFGVSYGGFAALYALVKEPGTFRAGASFAGVADPLTLLDDDQEYWGLIDDMEQLVGHRRRDRDALEAISPVRNAHRIRAPVLLAHGTKDPRVHVRHAHKLASALERNEADVEVLLYEGEVHGFLDERNEIDFYTRLAAFFERHLAPRPAGPPASEPLDDAGRAQAPTPARF from the coding sequence GTGGTCCGCAGCCCCGCGATCGTGTTGATCGCCGCACTCGTCGGCATGCTTTCGAGCCTCTCGTCGTGCCGGCCGACCATTCTGGCGACGGGAGCGCGTCCCGCGGCCGAGCGGTCCGAAGACGGACGCGCGCCGGCCGCCGCCTTCTTTCGGAAACCCTTGCTCTCGCACGTCCGGATCTCACCGGACGGACGCCATGTCTCGGGCGTCCATTCGAGGGCCGGCCGAGAAATTCTGATGATCCGCGAAACCCGGGGCGGCGAGCTCGTGCCGCTCGCGGCCCTCGATCGCGACGACGCGGGCGCGAGCGCGACGCTGCGGAGGGTCGGCTGGGCGAGCGACGACCATCTGCTGCTGAGCGTCGAGTCCCCCTATCGGGAGTCGGGGGCGTTGCGGGTGCAAGCCCGCCAGAGTCGTTTGATCTTGGTCCCCACCGATGGGGGACGGATGCGCTACCTGGGGAAGCGGTGGGAGAATCAGGAGTACTTCCAGTACCAGGACGACATCATCCACTGGCTTCCGGACGATCCCGAGCACGTTCTGGTGAGCCTGCGCAAGCCGACCGAGAAAGGCGCCGGCGCGCGGCGTCTCCACATCCGAAGTGGCCGGATGCGGACGGTTGCGGCGCCCCGGACCGGCGTCTTCCGCTGGGCCGCGGATCATCTCGGCCGGGTCCGAGCGGGCTGGGGCGAACCCCGCCGTGATTCAGAGCGCTTCCTCTACGCGCGCACGAGCGGGGAGGGCTCCTTCGAAGAGATCCTGCGCTGGAATCCCTGGGAGGAGACGGGCTTCGATTTCGCCGGTTTCAGCGAGCGCGAAGAGCAGATCTACGTGTGGAAGCGCGACGAGCGCGGCCGCAGAGCGCTCTACCGCTACGACCTCGCCGAGCAGCGGCTGGAAGGCGTGGTCTACCAGCATCCCGAGGTCGACGTCGGCAGGCTCCTGCACTCGCGGGTCGACGGAAAGCTCCTGGCGGCCGAGGTCGTGACCGATCGACCGCGGCTGCAGTTCTTGGACGAGGATGCGCGTCTCCTCCACGCCTCGATCGACGAGGCGTTGCCGAATCGAACCAATCGCCTGATCAGCGCGAACCGGGATGAGACGCGCTTCATCGTGCGATCCAGCAGCGACATCGTGCCTCCCCAGTACTACGTCTTCGATCGAGAAGAGCGTTCCTTGTCGCTGTTGCTGTCCGCCTACCCCGAGCTCGAGGGATCGACGTTCTCGCCGATGCAAGCCATCGAGTACGAGGCGCGCGACGGCCTCGTGATCCCGGGGTACCTGACCGTCCCGGCGGACGCGGGCGACGCGCCCCTGCCGACGATCGTGATCCCGCACGGGGGCCCGTGGGCGCGGGACGTCTGGGGGTGGGATCCGGTCGTGCAGTTTCTCGCGAGTCGCGGATTCGCCGTCCTGCAGCCGAACTTCCGCGGTTCGAGCGGCTACGGACAAGCGTTCGAGTCCAAGGGCTACGGCGCCTGGGGCCTCGCGATGCAGGACGACATCACCGATGGCGTTGCCTGGCTGGTCGAGCGCGGGATCGCCGACCCCGATCGCGTCGGCATCTTCGGGGTGAGCTACGGCGGGTTCGCGGCTCTCTACGCGCTCGTGAAGGAGCCCGGGACGTTCCGAGCGGGCGCGAGCTTCGCCGGCGTGGCCGATCCGCTCACCTTGCTCGACGACGACCAGGAGTACTGGGGGTTGATCGACGACATGGAGCAACTGGTCGGACATCGCCGTCGCGATCGCGATGCCCTCGAGGCGATCTCACCGGTTCGGAATGCGCATCGGATCCGGGCGCCGGTCTTGCTTGCGCACGGCACGAAGGACCCGCGCGTTCATGTGCGACACGCGCACAAGCTGGCGAGCGCCCTCGAGCGGAACGAAGCCGATGTGGAGGTGCTGCTCTACGAGGGAGAGGTCCACGGCTTCCTCGACGAGCGCAACGAGATCGACTTCTACACCCGTCTCGCCGCGTTCTTCGAGCGCCACCTCGCTCCGCGACCCGCCGGGCCGCCCGCATCCGAACCGCTCGACGATGCAGGTCGCGCGCAAGCTCCGACGCCGGCCCGCTTCTAA
- a CDS encoding zinc-binding dehydrogenase: MKAVVYHRHGTIDELHVEDLPEPELRPGDALVEVAATSLNGFDPMMLAGTTSLATPMPMVPCGDFAGRIAGFADDTDKGSWQIGDRVCPHPFVFGEGMTGETRTGAACERVRIPVANLLPIPDAVTDVQAASLPIAYGTAYRMMVTRGAVRANEQVLVLGATGGVGTGCVQLAKAVGAEVIALGSEEKHAALREIGADHVIDSRADDWVEAVQAIAGRPRMFGASGVDVAINYIGGDTWADSLRCLRHDGRMLTCGATIGFNPPTDIRYIWTYEQRILGSNGWTPDEQRQVLDLVAQKELEPIIDSVVPLEGLPQALQSLIDRRVFGKVVIEI; this comes from the coding sequence ATGAAGGCCGTCGTCTACCACCGCCACGGAACCATCGACGAGCTCCACGTCGAGGATCTCCCCGAACCCGAGCTCCGGCCCGGCGACGCACTGGTCGAGGTGGCCGCCACGTCGCTCAACGGGTTCGATCCGATGATGCTCGCCGGGACCACCTCGCTCGCGACGCCGATGCCGATGGTGCCCTGCGGTGACTTCGCCGGGCGCATCGCGGGCTTCGCTGACGACACCGACAAAGGCAGCTGGCAGATCGGCGACCGGGTCTGCCCCCACCCCTTCGTGTTCGGCGAGGGCATGACGGGCGAGACGCGAACGGGAGCCGCCTGCGAACGCGTGCGGATCCCGGTCGCGAACCTGCTGCCGATCCCCGACGCGGTCACCGACGTGCAGGCGGCGAGCCTGCCCATCGCCTACGGCACCGCCTATCGCATGATGGTCACGCGCGGAGCGGTGCGGGCGAACGAGCAGGTGCTCGTGCTGGGCGCGACCGGCGGGGTCGGCACGGGCTGCGTACAGCTCGCCAAGGCCGTGGGCGCCGAGGTGATCGCGCTCGGCTCCGAAGAGAAGCATGCGGCCCTGCGCGAGATCGGTGCGGACCATGTCATCGACAGTCGCGCGGACGACTGGGTCGAAGCGGTGCAGGCCATCGCGGGAAGGCCGCGCATGTTCGGCGCGAGCGGAGTCGACGTCGCGATCAACTACATCGGCGGCGACACCTGGGCCGACTCGCTGCGTTGCCTGCGCCACGACGGACGGATGCTCACCTGCGGCGCCACGATCGGCTTCAACCCGCCCACCGACATCCGCTACATCTGGACCTACGAACAGCGCATCCTCGGCTCGAACGGCTGGACGCCCGACGAGCAGCGCCAGGTCCTGGATCTCGTCGCCCAGAAAGAACTCGAGCCGATCATCGACTCGGTGGTCCCGCTCGAAGGTCTCCCCCAGGCGCTCCAGTCCCTGATCGACCGGCGCGTCTTCGGCAAGGTCGTCATCGAGATCTGA
- a CDS encoding nitroreductase family protein produces the protein MDAIELLTTTKAVRRRIDFDRPVPYETLEACVEIAVKAPLGGEEWQPHFLIVDDAAKKEQIGTLYQQVNLPYIDEIEAKALTAADPAEHEGIRRTHETFRWHGAQMHRMPALVIVGVRGRYETQAQIMQASAYGSILPAAWSFMLAARTKGLGATWTTLHLAQADAAAEVLGLPDDFTQAVMLAVGFHKGDTFQPAKRQPVAHYAHRNGW, from the coding sequence ATGGATGCGATCGAGCTCCTGACCACGACCAAGGCCGTGCGACGTCGAATCGACTTCGACCGGCCCGTCCCCTACGAGACGCTCGAGGCGTGCGTCGAGATCGCGGTGAAGGCACCGCTCGGCGGCGAGGAATGGCAGCCCCATTTCCTGATCGTCGACGACGCGGCGAAGAAGGAGCAGATCGGGACGCTCTACCAGCAGGTGAATCTGCCCTACATCGACGAGATCGAAGCGAAGGCGCTGACGGCCGCCGACCCGGCGGAGCACGAAGGGATCCGCCGCACCCACGAGACCTTCCGCTGGCACGGCGCCCAGATGCACCGCATGCCCGCCCTGGTGATCGTCGGCGTCCGGGGCCGCTACGAGACCCAGGCCCAGATCATGCAGGCCTCGGCCTACGGGTCGATCCTGCCCGCCGCCTGGTCGTTCATGCTGGCGGCGCGCACGAAGGGACTGGGCGCCACGTGGACCACGCTCCACCTCGCACAGGCAGACGCCGCGGCCGAGGTCCTCGGCCTGCCCGACGACTTCACCCAGGCCGTCATGCTGGCTGTCGGCTTCCACAAGGGCGACACCTTCCAACCCGCGAAGCGTCAGCCGGTCGCCCACTACGCTCACCGCAACGGCTGGTGA
- a CDS encoding crotonase/enoyl-CoA hydratase family protein, protein MTDSVVLYAKHSGIATITLNRPDKANTLRIEMIQGLDDALRDANRDRDIKVIVLEGAGDNFCGGFDFSGGLEHYGGIQESNYDPGMDVYGVTNGYTSYIPQFMGLWRGLKPTIAKVHGYCVGGGSELALCADLVVASDCARIGTPYSRVWGCHLTGMWVHRLGLAKAKYYALTGEWVSGKEAAKIELINFSHPLEELDGEVQRLAEKLVTIPLTQLTTMKLIVNQAYDNQGLQSTQTLGPILDGIMRNTPEGREFVRVAATEGVREVITRRDGPFQDYSQAPREEQPRKRSELG, encoded by the coding sequence ATGACCGATTCCGTCGTTCTGTACGCGAAGCACTCCGGCATCGCGACGATCACTCTCAACCGACCGGACAAGGCCAACACGCTGCGAATCGAGATGATTCAGGGCCTCGACGACGCCTTGCGCGACGCCAACCGCGACCGCGACATCAAGGTGATCGTGCTCGAAGGCGCCGGCGACAACTTCTGTGGTGGCTTCGACTTTTCGGGAGGCCTCGAACACTACGGCGGCATCCAGGAATCGAACTACGACCCGGGCATGGACGTGTACGGGGTCACCAACGGGTACACCAGCTACATCCCCCAGTTCATGGGCCTCTGGCGCGGCCTCAAGCCCACCATCGCGAAGGTGCACGGCTACTGCGTCGGCGGCGGCTCCGAGCTCGCCCTGTGTGCCGATCTGGTCGTGGCTTCGGACTGCGCGCGCATCGGGACGCCCTACTCGCGCGTCTGGGGGTGCCATCTCACCGGCATGTGGGTGCATCGGCTCGGCCTCGCGAAGGCGAAGTACTACGCGCTGACCGGGGAGTGGGTGAGCGGGAAGGAGGCGGCGAAGATCGAGCTGATCAACTTCTCCCATCCGCTCGAGGAGCTCGACGGCGAAGTGCAGCGGCTCGCCGAGAAACTCGTGACGATTCCGCTCACCCAGCTCACCACGATGAAGCTGATCGTGAACCAGGCCTACGACAACCAGGGTCTGCAGAGCACCCAGACCCTGGGTCCGATTCTCGACGGCATCATGCGCAACACGCCCGAAGGCCGTGAGTTCGTGCGCGTCGCCGCCACCGAGGGCGTGCGCGAGGTGATCACCCGGCGCGATGGTCCGTTCCAGGACTACAGCCAGGCCCCGCGCGAGGAGCAGCCGCGCAAACGCAGCGAGCTGGGCTGA
- a CDS encoding amidohydrolase family protein: MLDLKITGATLVDGTGAPTETADLGIRDGQIVARGNLSEASRETLDADGAVVAPGWVDVHTHYDGQVTWDDTMDPSASHGVTTVVMGNCGVGFAPVPKGGEQELIELMEGVEDIPGTALYEGMPWGRWETFPEYLDLLAEREYALDVGAQLAHGSLRNYVMGKRGRDNEDPTAEDLQTMCALVEEAMRAGAMGFSTSRTVGHRSIGGDPVPGTFAERDELVALAQAMQKAGKGVFELIPASTVGKLENLGGEKYSLEEEFDLIRAIGRVGRPVTFTTVQIPDYPDTWRNYLAWSAEENAKGANLRPQVAARPIGFVTGLQTYHMFQRRQAYLAIAELPLEQRVKEMRRPEVRQAILQGEDEPVEEAGAMANVHGLLGQVAPFLFPIRMPIDYEPDPSQMLGNRAAETGQPIHEVMYDFLLEDEGRSFAIVLGSNYCEMNHDVIREMLLDPHTVTGLSDAGAHVNLIFDAVAPTYQLTHWVRDRARGERLPIEWLVKKQSGTNAELYGLTDRGTLEVGKRADLNVIDLERLALGGLELHRDLPAGGSRLLQPASGYVATFVNGVRTRDHDRDTGARPGRLVRPLA; the protein is encoded by the coding sequence ATGCTCGACCTCAAGATCACCGGTGCCACGCTCGTCGACGGCACGGGCGCCCCGACCGAGACCGCCGACCTCGGCATTCGCGATGGCCAGATCGTCGCCCGCGGCAACCTGAGCGAGGCGTCGCGCGAGACGCTGGACGCCGACGGCGCCGTCGTCGCGCCGGGCTGGGTCGACGTGCACACCCACTACGACGGACAGGTCACCTGGGACGACACGATGGATCCGTCGGCCTCCCACGGCGTCACCACCGTGGTGATGGGCAACTGCGGGGTCGGGTTCGCGCCGGTGCCGAAGGGCGGTGAGCAAGAGCTGATCGAGTTGATGGAAGGCGTGGAGGACATCCCGGGCACGGCGCTCTACGAGGGCATGCCCTGGGGCCGCTGGGAGACCTTCCCCGAGTACCTCGACCTGTTGGCCGAGCGCGAGTACGCCCTCGACGTCGGCGCCCAGCTCGCCCACGGCTCGCTGCGCAACTACGTGATGGGCAAGCGCGGTCGCGACAACGAGGATCCCACCGCCGAAGACCTGCAGACGATGTGCGCGCTCGTCGAGGAGGCGATGCGCGCGGGCGCGATGGGCTTCTCGACCTCGCGCACGGTGGGGCACCGCTCGATCGGCGGCGACCCGGTGCCGGGCACCTTCGCCGAACGCGACGAGCTGGTCGCGCTCGCGCAGGCGATGCAGAAGGCGGGGAAGGGCGTGTTCGAGCTGATCCCCGCTAGCACCGTCGGCAAGCTCGAGAACCTCGGCGGCGAGAAGTACTCCCTCGAAGAAGAGTTCGACCTGATTCGCGCGATCGGACGCGTCGGTCGGCCGGTGACCTTCACGACGGTGCAGATCCCCGACTATCCCGACACCTGGCGCAACTACCTCGCCTGGTCGGCGGAAGAGAACGCGAAGGGCGCGAACCTGCGCCCCCAGGTGGCCGCGCGCCCGATCGGCTTCGTCACCGGGCTCCAGACCTACCACATGTTCCAGCGACGCCAGGCCTACCTCGCGATCGCGGAGCTTCCCCTCGAGCAGCGCGTCAAGGAGATGCGCCGCCCCGAGGTGCGACAGGCGATCCTCCAGGGCGAAGACGAGCCCGTCGAAGAGGCCGGCGCCATGGCGAACGTGCACGGGCTGCTGGGCCAGGTGGCGCCGTTCCTGTTCCCGATTCGGATGCCGATCGACTACGAACCCGATCCCAGCCAGATGCTCGGAAATCGGGCCGCGGAGACGGGTCAGCCGATCCACGAGGTGATGTACGACTTCCTGCTCGAGGACGAGGGGAGGTCGTTCGCGATCGTGCTCGGTTCCAACTACTGCGAGATGAACCACGACGTCATCCGCGAGATGCTTCTCGATCCCCACACGGTCACCGGGCTCTCGGACGCCGGCGCCCACGTCAACCTGATCTTCGACGCCGTCGCCCCGACCTACCAGCTGACCCACTGGGTGCGCGATCGCGCGCGCGGCGAGCGGCTGCCGATCGAGTGGCTGGTGAAGAAGCAGTCGGGAACGAACGCCGAGCTCTACGGGCTCACCGACCGCGGGACCCTCGAGGTCGGCAAGCGCGCCGACCTGAACGTGATCGATCTGGAACGCCTCGCGCTGGGCGGGCTCGAGCTGCACCGCGATCTGCCTGCGGGCGGCAGCCGCCTGCTCCAGCCGGCGAGCGGCTACGTCGCGACCTTCGTGAACGGCGTCCGCACCCGCGACCACGATCGCGACACCGGCGCGCGTCCTGGCCGGCTGGTCCGCCCGCTGGCCTAG
- a CDS encoding phosphotransferase, translating to MSASTATEASLDPDALEAQQHEGIKRWIRDELGGDVSAIERLERWRPQWKVTYEKDGRSQHIFVRGNRPVSGQHALRFEMEVMAALEANGIKVPHIYGWMDSPKAFVMDWIDTEDRAPGMLHTAIENPSTMSDERWMAMLHYMEELAKIHAVPLDAFSHIRGLSVPDSPAEIALTATERMYRYGEKVGDIDATFAFLQVWLRRNVPAHRTEPRFITGDAGQFMAAGTEVAGIIDLEIATIGDTHWDLACFRGRHPYENMGDIPALYRRYGEATGVPVDLRVVGYHTVNFLQLSAIAAKAFMHPETQGANWIEGVLEYASITRRAFEAIAELQEIPLDHDLRLPESKTQSWEDSGLRKLIVDIGRLPTSTAFEPWERDLLGDIPRFLLNYSRYRDWFETEAVNDLRDLGDRTTADLPAADAVLSELIAADDPAHDALLVRLLHRRSLRLSMIAAGTDPDPANPLFHRLDPILS from the coding sequence ATGTCGGCATCCACGGCCACGGAAGCCAGCCTCGACCCCGACGCCCTCGAAGCCCAGCAGCACGAGGGCATCAAGCGCTGGATCCGCGACGAGCTGGGCGGTGACGTGTCCGCGATCGAGCGTCTCGAACGCTGGCGACCCCAGTGGAAGGTCACCTACGAGAAGGACGGTCGCTCGCAGCACATCTTCGTGCGCGGCAATCGCCCCGTCTCCGGCCAGCACGCGCTGCGCTTCGAGATGGAGGTGATGGCGGCGCTCGAAGCCAACGGCATCAAGGTGCCCCACATCTACGGTTGGATGGATTCGCCGAAGGCCTTCGTGATGGACTGGATCGACACAGAGGATCGCGCACCCGGCATGCTCCATACCGCGATCGAGAATCCGTCGACGATGAGCGACGAGCGTTGGATGGCGATGCTCCACTACATGGAAGAGCTCGCGAAGATCCACGCCGTGCCGCTCGATGCGTTCTCCCACATCCGCGGACTCTCGGTGCCCGACTCACCGGCCGAGATCGCGCTCACCGCCACCGAGCGCATGTACCGCTACGGCGAGAAGGTCGGCGACATCGACGCGACCTTCGCGTTCCTGCAGGTCTGGCTGCGGCGCAACGTGCCCGCGCATCGCACCGAGCCGCGCTTCATCACGGGCGACGCGGGTCAGTTCATGGCGGCGGGAACCGAGGTGGCCGGGATCATCGATCTCGAGATCGCGACCATCGGCGATACGCATTGGGATCTGGCCTGCTTCCGCGGTCGCCACCCCTACGAGAACATGGGCGACATCCCGGCGCTCTATCGACGCTATGGCGAGGCGACCGGGGTGCCCGTGGATCTCCGCGTGGTGGGCTACCACACCGTGAACTTCCTGCAGCTATCGGCGATCGCGGCCAAGGCGTTCATGCACCCCGAGACCCAGGGTGCGAACTGGATCGAGGGCGTGCTCGAGTACGCGAGCATCACGCGCCGCGCGTTCGAGGCGATCGCCGAGCTCCAGGAGATCCCGCTGGACCACGACCTGCGTCTGCCCGAATCGAAGACCCAGTCCTGGGAGGACTCGGGTCTTCGCAAGCTGATCGTCGACATCGGGCGCTTGCCCACCTCGACCGCCTTCGAGCCCTGGGAGCGCGACCTGCTGGGCGACATTCCGCGCTTCCTCTTGAACTACTCGCGGTATCGCGACTGGTTCGAGACCGAAGCCGTGAACGACTTGCGCGACCTGGGGGATCGCACGACGGCAGATCTCCCGGCCGCGGATGCCGTGCTCTCGGAGCTGATCGCGGCGGACGACCCGGCCCACGACGCGCTGCTCGTACGGCTCCTCCACCGGCGTTCCCTGCGGCTGTCGATGATCGCGGCGGGCACCGATCCGGACCCGGCGAACCCGCTCTTCCACCGCCTGGATCCGATCCTCTCCTAG
- a CDS encoding glutathione S-transferase codes for MTTLYLFAISHYCEKARWGLDYLGIDHTLRILGPGLHFVQAQERGWPSSALPVLETEAGFIQGSSAILDWAEAQGPAEGRLGAESPDDTETRRSIEKRLDERVGVHARRLYYSEAIVEYPETVLPIFTQDLDPEEAAIVESGWSGIRSRMMAMMDLGRAQADDSQGVIEAELDWLDGLVSDGRRYLLGDSFGRADLTVASLLAPLGSPAMRPRGGIPALPPRLAALSAGWEKRPIFERVRQNYREHRHPGR; via the coding sequence GTGACCACCCTCTACCTGTTCGCCATCTCCCACTACTGCGAGAAGGCGCGTTGGGGGCTCGACTACCTCGGAATCGACCACACGCTCCGCATCCTCGGGCCTGGGTTGCACTTCGTGCAGGCACAGGAACGGGGCTGGCCGTCGAGCGCGCTCCCCGTTCTCGAGACCGAGGCCGGCTTCATCCAGGGATCGAGCGCGATCCTCGACTGGGCCGAGGCGCAGGGTCCGGCGGAAGGTCGACTCGGGGCCGAATCGCCCGACGACACCGAAACGCGGCGGTCGATCGAGAAGCGTCTCGACGAGCGGGTCGGCGTCCACGCGCGTCGGTTGTACTACTCCGAGGCAATCGTGGAGTACCCGGAGACGGTCCTGCCGATCTTCACCCAGGATCTCGACCCGGAAGAGGCGGCGATCGTGGAGAGCGGGTGGTCGGGGATCCGCTCGAGGATGATGGCCATGATGGACCTGGGCCGGGCTCAGGCGGATGATTCTCAGGGTGTCATCGAAGCCGAACTCGACTGGCTCGATGGTCTCGTCTCTGATGGCCGTCGCTATCTGCTTGGCGACTCGTTCGGTCGCGCCGACCTGACCGTCGCGAGCCTGCTCGCGCCGCTGGGCTCTCCCGCGATGCGGCCGCGCGGAGGCATCCCTGCGCTGCCGCCACGCCTGGCGGCACTCTCTGCCGGCTGGGAAAAACGCCCGATCTTCGAACGAGTGCGCCAGAATTACCGCGAACACCGCCATCCGGG